Proteins from one Escherichia coli genomic window:
- the ompL gene encoding porin OmpL encodes MKKINAIILLSSLTSASVFAGAYVENREAYNLASDQAEIMLRVGYNFDMGAGIMLTNTYNFQREDELKHGYNEIEGWYPLFKPTDKLTIQPGGLINDKSIGSGGAVYLDVNYKFSPWFNLTVRNRYNHNNYSSTDLNGELDNNDTYEIGTYWNFKITDKFSYTFEPHYFMRVNDFNSSNGKDHHWEITNTFRYRINEHWLPYFELRWLDRNVEPYHREQNQIRIGTKYFF; translated from the coding sequence ATGAAAAAGATTAATGCAATAATTTTATTATCTTCTCTGACCTCTGCATCGGTATTCGCTGGCGCATATGTTGAAAACAGGGAGGCATATAATCTCGCCTCCGATCAGGCAGAAATTATGCTACGTGTAGGTTATAACTTCGATATGGGCGCGGGTATCATGTTAACCAATACCTATAATTTTCAGAGAGAAGATGAACTCAAACATGGCTATAATGAAATTGAAGGTTGGTATCCTTTATTTAAACCTACCGATAAGTTAACCATCCAGCCCGGTGGCTTAATTAATGACAAGAGTATCGGTTCTGGTGGTGCTGTTTATCTGGATGTTAACTACAAATTTAGTCCGTGGTTTAACCTGACGGTGCGTAATCGCTATAACCATAATAATTACAGCTCTACAGATTTGAACGGGGAACTGGATAATAATGACACCTATGAAATTGGTACCTACTGGAATTTTAAAATCACCGATAAATTCTCCTATACATTTGAGCCACATTATTTTATGCGCGTAAATGACTTTAATAGCAGCAATGGAAAAGATCATCATTGGGAAATCACTAATACCTTCCGTTACCGTATTAATGAACACTGGCTGCCTTATTTCGAATTACGCTGGTTAGACCGCAACGTCGAGCCGTACCACCGCGAGCAAAACCAGATTCGTATCGGAACGAAGTATTTCTTCTGA
- a CDS encoding STM4015 family protein, protein MEKKFFMDWDWDEDDETQQEEFINNILADEDLPNIRSLIIGSWGECWDEGSSQPIIDMFAEHAERFAHLESLFIGDMESEECEISWIQQGDYSRLYAALPNLKKLTIKGTQGLELGEIAHDKLEHLEIISGGTPCGVFASLQNSQLPALKTLIVYIGVEDYGFDASMDIVMNLASKSLFPSLTHLGLVNSKAQNEIARRVLESDILPQLEVLELSWGTLTDEGAEHLLKHADRLSHLKLLDLQHHYLTEKMQEKLQKTLPIEVDASYRNKPRTYSDRVYMTPMFTE, encoded by the coding sequence ATGGAAAAGAAATTTTTTATGGATTGGGATTGGGATGAGGATGATGAAACCCAGCAAGAAGAATTTATCAATAATATTTTAGCCGATGAAGACCTGCCCAACATTCGCTCTCTGATTATTGGCAGTTGGGGTGAATGCTGGGATGAGGGAAGTAGCCAACCGATAATCGACATGTTTGCTGAACATGCGGAACGCTTTGCTCATCTTGAGTCCCTGTTTATCGGCGATATGGAAAGCGAAGAGTGTGAGATTTCATGGATCCAACAAGGCGATTATTCCCGTCTGTATGCTGCGCTGCCGAACCTGAAAAAGTTGACGATTAAAGGTACTCAGGGCCTGGAACTGGGAGAAATCGCTCACGACAAACTGGAGCATTTGGAAATCATCTCTGGCGGTACGCCATGTGGCGTGTTCGCGTCATTGCAAAACTCTCAGCTGCCTGCGTTAAAAACACTTATCGTTTATATTGGCGTTGAGGATTATGGTTTTGATGCATCGATGGATATCGTGATGAATCTGGCGTCGAAATCTCTCTTCCCGAGCCTGACACATCTTGGCCTGGTTAACAGTAAAGCACAGAACGAAATCGCCCGCCGCGTACTGGAGAGCGATATTCTTCCACAACTGGAAGTGCTGGAACTCTCTTGGGGTACACTCACCGACGAAGGTGCAGAGCATCTTCTCAAACATGCCGATCGCCTTAGCCATCTGAAACTGCTGGATTTGCAGCATCATTACCTGACAGAAAAAATGCAGGAAAAATTGCAGAAAACGCTACCGATCGAAGTGGATGCCTCATACAGAAATAAACCGCGTACTTATAGTGATAGAGTTTATATGACTCCCATGTTTACCGAATAA
- a CDS encoding STM4014 family protein → MITLIGHPESKRTFYFCQAASRLQEPINVVSYDQALTLPLNKGMVKIDPPLHQETDIRLINTVSQNYISFLQKMATRREIHFINSPKGIIHLLDKRHCKHRLIEHAIPTPPILADDVRSNDQLIACMRNEKVYRVFIKPNFGSGAAGVLALSLHPGDNRQVLYCAIQVAGNRLVNSKHIIRYENSDDITLIVNTILQQDNIIERWLAKARVGNKNYDLRIVYVNGEIVWRVVRTSSQPITNLHLQNEAIRFADLNLSAEKVAEIDTLCLNAMNLYPDVHIAGLDVLLTQNLTPYIIEINGQGDLIYQDTCEKNKIYQRQIQVMREHHV, encoded by the coding sequence GTGATTACGTTAATTGGTCATCCTGAAAGCAAACGCACATTTTATTTTTGCCAGGCAGCGTCACGCTTACAGGAACCTATCAACGTGGTAAGCTATGATCAAGCGCTTACCCTGCCCTTAAATAAAGGCATGGTAAAAATTGATCCCCCCTTACATCAGGAAACAGATATTCGCTTAATTAATACAGTTAGCCAAAACTATATTAGTTTTTTACAAAAAATGGCTACCAGAAGGGAAATCCATTTTATTAACTCACCAAAAGGTATTATTCATCTTCTGGATAAACGCCATTGTAAACACCGATTAATCGAGCACGCGATCCCGACACCGCCAATATTAGCGGATGATGTCCGTAGCAACGATCAACTGATCGCCTGTATGCGCAACGAGAAGGTTTATCGCGTGTTTATTAAGCCGAATTTCGGATCAGGGGCCGCTGGGGTGCTGGCATTGAGTTTACATCCCGGCGATAACCGTCAGGTGCTTTATTGCGCCATCCAGGTTGCAGGTAACAGGCTGGTGAACAGTAAACACATTATCCGCTATGAAAACAGCGATGATATTACGTTGATTGTGAATACTATTTTGCAACAAGACAATATTATCGAACGCTGGCTGGCAAAAGCCAGGGTGGGCAATAAAAACTACGATTTACGCATAGTGTACGTTAATGGCGAAATCGTCTGGCGGGTTGTCAGAACATCATCACAGCCGATCACCAATTTGCATTTACAAAATGAAGCTATCCGTTTTGCCGATCTTAATTTATCCGCAGAAAAAGTAGCTGAAATTGATACGCTTTGTCTCAACGCCATGAACCTCTATCCGGACGTACACATTGCCGGGCTTGACGTATTACTCACGCAAAATTTAACACCCTATATTATCGAAATTAACGGCCAGGGCGATCTTATTTATCAGGACACCTGCGAAAAAAACAAAATTTATCAACGCCAGATTCAGGTAATGAGAGAACATCATGTATAA
- a CDS encoding STM4013/SEN3800 family hydrolase, whose amino-acid sequence MYNVTDEVPENTRTAIHSCDGEINLNDLIAREANILFVVLDSLRFDIAFQEQEAGNTPNINRYGRWIKCEAAGNFTWPSHHSMFSGFMPKPLEAAPGHSMLFFPKDIGLGRLGPKNAFAFSEETWIKGLENKGYRTICVGGVSFFNNRSGMGKVFPAMFKESYWYPNFSCTVKESMDNQLTLINKKVNAEQPLMMYINIDTIHYPNHFYIENAKPGDTVETHAAALHYIDARIEKLFDIFRQTGRETLVILCSDHGTCYGEDGKYFHSFNHPIVNTVPYFHFVLDGKDHE is encoded by the coding sequence ATGTATAACGTAACAGACGAAGTACCGGAAAATACCCGCACGGCAATCCATTCCTGCGATGGCGAAATCAATCTGAATGATTTAATTGCCAGGGAAGCCAATATCCTGTTTGTGGTGCTTGATTCCCTGCGTTTTGATATTGCGTTTCAGGAACAAGAGGCGGGAAATACACCAAATATTAACCGCTATGGTCGCTGGATAAAGTGTGAAGCCGCTGGCAATTTTACCTGGCCTTCGCATCATTCGATGTTCTCTGGTTTTATGCCTAAGCCGCTGGAAGCTGCACCTGGTCATTCAATGCTCTTTTTCCCGAAAGATATTGGTTTAGGTCGTTTAGGGCCAAAAAATGCGTTCGCGTTCAGCGAAGAGACGTGGATTAAAGGGCTGGAAAACAAAGGTTACCGCACTATCTGCGTGGGTGGCGTCTCCTTTTTTAATAACCGCTCAGGGATGGGAAAAGTGTTCCCGGCGATGTTTAAAGAGAGTTACTGGTATCCTAATTTCTCCTGCACGGTGAAAGAGAGCATGGATAATCAGCTCACCTTAATTAACAAAAAGGTGAACGCTGAACAGCCGCTGATGATGTATATCAATATCGACACCATTCATTATCCGAATCATTTTTATATTGAAAATGCCAAACCTGGCGATACGGTAGAAACTCACGCCGCTGCCCTGCATTATATTGATGCCAGAATCGAAAAACTTTTCGATATCTTTCGGCAAACCGGGCGGGAGACGTTAGTTATTCTCTGTTCCGATCATGGCACCTGCTACGGGGAAGACGGTAAATATTTCCACAGTTTTAACCATCCGATTGTGAATACCGTACCCTATTTTCACTTTGTGTTAGACGGCAAAGACCATGAATAA